Proteins from a single region of Mus pahari chromosome 2, PAHARI_EIJ_v1.1, whole genome shotgun sequence:
- the Atp6v1f gene encoding V-type proton ATPase subunit F, with product MAGRGKLIAVIGDEDTVTGFLLGGIGELNKNRHPNFLVVEKDTTINEIEDTFRQFLNRDDIGIILINQYIAEMVRHALDAHQRSIPAVLEIPSKEHPYDAAKDSILRRAKGMFTAEDLR from the exons ATGGCGGGCAGGGGAAAGCTAATCGCGGTGATTGGAGACGAGGACACGGTGACTGGTTTCCTGTTGGGCGGCATAGGGGAGCTAAACAAGAACCGCCACCCTAATTTCCTGGTAGTGGAGAAGGATACCACCATCAATGAGATCGAAGATACTTTCAG GCAGTTTCTAAACAGGGATGACATTGGCATCATTCTCATCAACCAGTACATCGCAGAGATGGTTCGGCACGCCCTGGATGCCCACCAGAGGTCCATTCCAGCTGTCCTGGAGATCCCGTCCAAGGAGCATCCCTATGATGCAGCCAAAGACTCCATCCTGCGCAGGGCCAAGGGCATGTTCACCGCTGAAGACCTACGCTAG
- the Atp6v1fnb gene encoding protein ATP6V1FNB — translation MSRQLNMDTLRQNFWKEEYLKEMMLRYEWQRKYGTLVKAKQKAKAASRLPPKLPTLLPKSSVTPPPPASKTTLSKAPSPAPEPLFLSDMYPVAPNTKALLYEGISHDFQGRYQYLNTRKLDLPETRYLFPITTNFTYGWQLGPATKQELVSCKMCRIESFFRKNGAFALLDPRDLAL, via the exons ATGTCGAGGCAGCTCAACATGGATACCCTGCGGCAAAACTTCTGGAAGGAGGAATATCTCAAAGAGATGATGTTGCGCTATGAATGGCAGCGCAAATATGGGACTCTGGTGAAGGCCAAGCAGAAGGCTAAGGCTGCGTCCCGTCTGCCCCCCAAACTGCCTACCCTGTTGCCTAAGTCCTCagtcacaccaccaccaccagcctcCAAAACAACCCTGTCTAaagcccccagccctgccccagagCCTCTTTTTCTGTCAGATATGTACCCAGTTGCGCCTAACACAAAAGCCCTGCTGTATGAAGGCATCTCCCACGACTTTCAGGGGCGCTACCAGTATCTCAACACCCGAAAACTGGATCTGCCAGAGACGCGCTACCTGTTCCCCATCACCACCAACTTCACATATGGCTGGCAGCTGG GCCCTGCAACAAAGCAAGAATTGGTCTCCTGCAAGATGTGCCGAATTGAGTCGTTCTTCCGTAAGAATGGTGCCTTTGCACTCCTGGACCCGCGAGATCTGGCCCTCTGA